AATAAGCATACCCACTATACATTTCTCGGAGCACTTGGTGCATGTTTCCACTAGTTTTCTTCCTTGAACGTTGGCAACAAGATGCCCAGGTTAGAACACCTTTAAATCGTATAATGACCATATCCCCTACGATGTAGGCTTTTGCTTCTTGCGAGCTTCGTCCAATTAACTTTCTTTGAAGCTTTATAAAAGCTTCGCTCAAATCGGCTTCCACCTTCTTTTTTTGAATTCCATTATTACTAGTGCCCCCCTATTTCAAATAAATCTAAATGTATTTTAAGATCGTTTAAATAAGAAATAAAGTTAAGATGTTGTTAATTTTTTTGTTAATCGATTCATTTTATAATTTTAATATAATATTATAAGATAAATAGTATCAAAACATGAAGGATGATATTAATGAAGCAAATGAAACATATCACACGGAACAGCGGTGTGATGGTCATGATCATGATATTAATTACTTTCCTTTCTTTATTCTTTAAAAATATTGGAATAACTGAAACCAATATAATCATTACTTTCATATTAGGTGTTTTGCTAGTTTCAAAATTTACAGAAGGTTATATGTATGGAATAATTGCATCATTAATTGGGGTATTGGATTTTAATTTCTTTTTTACAATGCCTTATTACTCACTCACTGCTTATCGACCGGACTATCCCGTAACATTTGCTATTATGTTGATTGCAGCGATCATCACAAGTACATTGACGACAAAGGTGAAAAAAGAGGCAAGTTTATCATCATTTCGTGAAAAACAAACACAAATTCTTTATCAGATCAGTAAAAATTTTCTCCAAGCACCAGATTTTGACCAAATTTTAGAAATTGGTGCGAAGAAGATTTTTGAGTCCATTAATCATTCTGTTTTCATTACTGTGTTAAAATCATCGAATGGATTGAGTGAACCTTGCATCTTAAAAACAGATGAGAATGAACAAATGTTTTATAATTGCGATGAAATAAGACAAACAATCCAAACAAATAAATCTTTAGAAACAAAGAATATAATCTATTTTCCGATTAAAGGACTTGACGAGAGTCTCGGGGTAATAGGGATTACCTGCTTGAATTCTTCTTTAACCATAGAGCAAAAAAGTTTTGTCGAAGCCATTTCTATGCAACTTGCGCTTGCAATGGAACGTGAAAAAATTTCGAAAAAACAACATAAAGCCCAGGTTGAAATGGAAAGAGAAAAACTTCGAGGTAATCTTCTTCGTGCAATATCACATGATTTGCGTACACCTTTAACAGGAATTTTAGGATCTACAACTACTTTACTCGAACACGGAGAAACACTTGAAAAAGATGTGAATAGACAATTACTAGTTGATATTTTTGAAGATTCTAAATGGCTTATCCATTCTGTCGAAAACATATTAAGCATTACCCGGATGGATGATGGTAAAGTTTCAATTAATAAAAATATTGAATTATTGGAGGAAGTCGTTAGTGAGGCAGTATTAAGAATAAAAAAACTTGACATTCACCATGAAATAAAAATAACCATCCCAGACAAACCTATTATGATTCCAATGGATGGAATATTAATTAAACAAGTATTGATAAACTTGCTTGATAATGCAATTAAATATACGCCTCACCATTCCATTATTAAAGTAAATGGCTTTCTTAAAGATGATTTTGTTTATTTCGAAGTAATTGATAATGGAAATGGCATACCCGATGAAAATCTGCCTTTGATCTTTAACAGATTTTTCACTACTTCTTCAAGGCGTGGCATCGGGTTAGGTCTTGCAATCTGTAAATCTATTATTACCGCTCACGGTGGAGTAATTTCAGCTTTAAATAATGAAAATGGTGGAGCAACTTTTCGATTTAAATTACCATTAAAGGATGATACACATGGAAAATAAACCTGCAATTCTAGTGGTTGAAGATGACAAATCGATTAAAAATTTTATTTGTGTTTCATTAAATGCAAATGGTTATAAATACATTGAAACAGATTCGGGCAAAAACGCTATTTCTTTAGCAGCATCCCATCGTCCAGAAATCATTATTCTGGATTTAGGGCTTCCAGATATTGATGGGATTGATGTGATTACCGAATTAAGAAAATTAACAAAAGCCCCTATCGTTGTTGTATCGGCGCGAGGACAAGAAAAAGAAAAAGTGCGGGCTTTAGATTCTGGTGCAGATGATTATTTAACAAAACCTTTTAGTTTGCCGGAACTGCTCGCACGACTGAGGGTGGCTTTACGTCATTTAATTCCTACTAGTATCTCTAATCAACATGAATTGAATTCAATGTTTACTGTCGGAGAATTGAAAATTGATTATGAAAGACGCCATGTTTTTTTATCTAGTGATGAAATTCATTTAACGCCTTTGGAATATAAATTATTGGTCTTGATGGCAAAACATGCAGGAAAGGTATTAACACATAAATTCATTCTACGGGAGATCTGGGGTGATACGAATGGGAGTGATACATTGTCACTCCGAGTCTTTATGGCAAACATGCGAAGAAAAATTGAAAAAGAACCAGCTCAACCAAGATATTTGTTAACCGAAGTCGGAGTAGGTTACCGACTAGCTGATGAATAAAAAAATGACGCAACAAGCGTCTTTTTTTGTCAGGACACGACTTTTTTTGTTCTCCACGGTCGAAGATATGGTCATTACTCGGTTCAAATGAGTAATTGACTACTGAATAGAAGCATCTTGTTAGCTATCACAAAGGAAAAATATTGGTAAAAAAAACGAGACACGCTGCCGATAAGAGCTAGGAATTTTGTTAAGTGAACAGGACCTGAATGGTCCTATTTTTCGCTTATTGTGTTAACCTGACCTTTAGTTCAATAAGAAAAAAAACCACCAAAATGGCAGCTAATCTTCAACTATTGCCCCCGTTTAGTTGAAGTCATTTGTTCACAAACTTAAATGCTTTTGATATTTAATCGTATCGAAAAAGAATCTAAGAAAGTTTTGAGTTGCTCTTTATCCAGGTTATTGCTATTGCTGTTCCACAACCAAGCCCTAAACCCATCAAACCATACTGGCAGTAACTTTTTTTAAGCTCACCTTTTCTAATATCTTCTCTTTCGGCTTTATCTTCTGCTGTATCATACATATGAATTACTGTTTCTGTTCTTTGTTTCATTCCATATCTAATGGTTTTTGATAAGTCTTTTCCTAAATCATTTACTAAATCCTCTATGTTTTCTTTTAGATTTTCACCGTATTGCTCTTTAGTTGTACCATTAACCCCAGTTGCCTTTTTATTAGGTAACTCATGATGACATTGAACTAGTGATTGCTCATTTATTAAATGTGCAAGAGATGTAAATTTCATTTTAGGATCAGATTTTGCTAATTCTGCTATCCTTAGTAGTTTTGTTTCCATTTATTATCCCTACCAAGCGTTTGGCTTCCTCACTTATTATCGCTTGTACACCATACTCTTCTAAAAGAAAAGACCGGTAGGGTCTCCCGAGTTGCCGTATCATATCAATGTGTAACGTGCCAAGGTCTCTGACCCCAGAGAGGTTTCATTCTTCTTGCCATACGAATAATGAAATGTTGCTTTCTACTGCAGGTAAAGCATCAGCCCTCTCGATTTACTAACATTATGGGGCTCAATCCCTTCAACCAATTGGCTTTCGG
The Neobacillus sp. PS3-40 genome window above contains:
- a CDS encoding response regulator transcription factor — protein: MENKPAILVVEDDKSIKNFICVSLNANGYKYIETDSGKNAISLAASHRPEIIILDLGLPDIDGIDVITELRKLTKAPIVVVSARGQEKEKVRALDSGADDYLTKPFSLPELLARLRVALRHLIPTSISNQHELNSMFTVGELKIDYERRHVFLSSDEIHLTPLEYKLLVLMAKHAGKVLTHKFILREIWGDTNGSDTLSLRVFMANMRRKIEKEPAQPRYLLTEVGVGYRLADE
- a CDS encoding DUF4118 domain-containing protein; protein product: MKQMKHITRNSGVMVMIMILITFLSLFFKNIGITETNIIITFILGVLLVSKFTEGYMYGIIASLIGVLDFNFFFTMPYYSLTAYRPDYPVTFAIMLIAAIITSTLTTKVKKEASLSSFREKQTQILYQISKNFLQAPDFDQILEIGAKKIFESINHSVFITVLKSSNGLSEPCILKTDENEQMFYNCDEIRQTIQTNKSLETKNIIYFPIKGLDESLGVIGITCLNSSLTIEQKSFVEAISMQLALAMEREKISKKQHKAQVEMEREKLRGNLLRAISHDLRTPLTGILGSTTTLLEHGETLEKDVNRQLLVDIFEDSKWLIHSVENILSITRMDDGKVSINKNIELLEEVVSEAVLRIKKLDIHHEIKITIPDKPIMIPMDGILIKQVLINLLDNAIKYTPHHSIIKVNGFLKDDFVYFEVIDNGNGIPDENLPLIFNRFFTTSSRRGIGLGLAICKSIITAHGGVISALNNENGGATFRFKLPLKDDTHGK
- a CDS encoding Na-translocating system protein MpsC family protein, encoding MSEAFIKLQRKLIGRSSQEAKAYIVGDMVIIRFKGVLTWASCCQRSRKKTSGNMHQVLREMYSGYAYWKI